GGTCGCCGTCGGCGTCACGGTGTCGGTCGCCGTCGCCGTCACGGTGTCGGTCGCCGTCGGCGTGTCCGTTGCACTCGACGTCGCCGTTTCCGTCTCCATCGTCTCGGTTGCCGTCACCGTGGTCGTCGTTTCGGCTGTCGTGGTCGCCGTTTCCGTTCCGGTCGACGTCGCCGTGGTCGTCACCGTCGATTCCTCCGTATCCCCGTTGGGCAGGTCGACGGTCAGGGTGTGGGTCCCCGACTCGAAGGTCTCGGTGTCGCTGTCGACGAACTCCTGGTCGGCCTCGGTCTGGGGGCTCCAGCCGGGACCGGTCTTCTCGTAGCTCGCGAGGGTCAACTCGATCGGTTCGCCCTCGCTGACGGTGAAGGTGATCGTCGCGGTGTCGTTCTCGACCGAGATGTCCTCGCTCTCGATCCGGTCGGCCACGGTTTCGTCGGTCACGAACTCGCCGTCGGAGACGCGTGTGATGTCCGAATCGGTGTTGCCGTGTGCGAAGCGGACCAGTCTATCGGGCGTGTAGTAGCCCTCGTCGCTCCGGAGGTTTTCGATCGCTTCGCCCGTCACGAAGTCCACCTGGTAGTACGTCGCGTTCTGGGGCATCGGCCGCTCCTCGACCGGCGTCACGTCGCCGTCGGCGAGGTCGAAGGTGGCGTTCGGGATCCCCGCGTTGACCGCGAGGTCGCTCACGAGGAACGAGGTGTTGATCGTGGTCGTCTCACCCTCGGTCGTGAGGGTGACGTTCGAGACGCCTTTCACCGGAACGCTCGACGCCCGGTCGAGGTAGACGGTCGCCGACGCGGTGTAGCCCAGCGATTCGTTCTCGCTCTCGATGGCGACCACGTCGGTCGTGTAGCCGTCGACCATCTCGGTGCCCTCGTAGGTCACGTCGCTGTCGGCCAGCATCGTCGAGGGGTCACTCGTGCCCATCGCGCTCGCGTTCATCCCCATCGCGTCGGCCTGCGAGACGCCGCCCGCGGTCGCCCCACCCATGGCGCTCGCCGGCGAGGCGTTAGCGAGGTCCGCCACCGGCAGCGCCGTCGTGGTGTCGGTCGCGGGGTCGTAGTACATCACCGTGGTGCCGTTCGAGGCCACGATGGTTCCGGCCTGGGCCTCGGGTTCGAGGACGTCGAGTCGGACCATATCCGGGGCCTTGTACGAGACGTTCGCGCTCGCGTCGAAGGACTGGCTCCCGGCGTCGTTCGAGACCACGGTCTCGCTCTCGACCGTCGCGCTCAGGTCGTGGAGACCGTCGTAGGACGTCCGTGCGTCCTGATACACGTCGAACAACGTCCGGTCGCCGTTTCCGGAAGCCGTCCCGGTCGCCGTCGCCGTGTCGGTGGCGGTTTCGGTCGCCGCGTTCGTTGCGGTGTCGGTCGATTCGGTCGCCGTTTCGTCCGCCGTCGACTCGACCTGTGCGTTCGCGCCGTTCGATACGTCCGCCTGTGCGCTCGCCGCGTTCGCGACCTGGTCGCCACCGAACGGGGAGACCCCCGAGACTGGAATCGCGACGGTGAGCAAGCCGAGCGCGACCACTATCGCGCCCAGCTGCTTCATTGATATCATCAGTTGTTTTATCTACGATAACCTCTATAAAACTTCGGGTCGGAAGAAAAGAACGAGTGACGTATCCCAGGAGAACGTCCCGAAAACGTATCGTCGACTGACCGACCGAGCCGCTCGATGCTCCGGTCGGCCCCACCGCTCGCGTCCGGCGTTCGGCTCCGAACGCGACCCCGTCTTTCGTGACTGGAAGGGCAAAAAATAAGCCGTCCTGGGTGGACCCGAACACGTGAACCGCTCCGCTTCCCAGCGACCGTTCCGGGAGCCCGTGAGGTGAGTGTCGCCGTTCGCGCCACCGGGGTCGGCCGTCATCCGCGCGCACGACGGGTGCTCGCCGCGCTCGGCGTGCTCGTCGCGACGGCGACGACGGTGCTGCTGGTCGGTCCCCTCGGACTGCTCGTTGCGGTCGCGGTTGGTGCGGGGCAGTACCTGTTCGGTACGGCGGTCGCGTTCGCGCTCGGACAGGTCGTACTCGTCGGCCTGCTTCCGTTCGACGGCCCCGTGGCCGACTTCGCCCTCGCCGAAGCCGGGCTGTGTCTCGTCCTCGTCTGCGGGCTCGTCGACCACGCGGAGCCGGTACGTTCGGTCGTGGCGACGCTCGTCGCGGGCGTTGCCGTCGGCGGCCTGACGTGGCTGGTCTTCCGCGCGACGGACTCGGTCCCGCTCACCGGCGGCGCGCTCGTCGTCGGGCTCGCGCTGGTCCTCTACGCGGGCCATCGGTACGAACGGGTTCGACTGGGGTTGGTCGAACGTGAGTGAGGCCGCTACGCGACCCGCCGAGGAAGACTCGACGGAGGCGGAGCCGTCCCCGAACGACGACCGCACGGCGCGGATCGAGGTGTTGCGCGAGGAGAACCAGCGCCTCCGCGAGGAGTACGCGCGGGCCCGTCGAACCCAGTATCGTCGGACGGCGCTCGCGCTGGCGGCGGTCGGGCTGGTCGCGGCGCTCGGCGGCGCGCTCTTTCCGAACTCCCGCACCGTGCTGTTCGCGCTTGGCGGGACGGGACTGTTCGCCGCCGCGCTCACCTACTACCTCACGCCGGAGCAGTTCGTCTCGGCGACCGTCGGCGAGGGGGTCTACAGCGCGTTCGCGACGACCGAAGCCGCGCTCGTCGACGAACTCGGGCTCCAGGACGACCGGGTCTACCTCCCAGGTCCCGAAACGGTCGAGGGGAGCTCGGTACGGCTGTTCGTCCCCCAGAACGCCGACTATCGCCTGCCGGAGCCGATGGCCCTCGGGTCGGTGTTCGTCGTCGACGACGAGGCAGCCCGTGGGGTGAGCCTCCATCCGAGCGGCGGGCCGCTGTTCGAGGAGTTCCGCCGGGCGCTCTCGACGGAACTCCCCGGCGACGCCGACCGCCTCGCCGACCGCCTCACCGACGGGCTCGTCGAGGAGTTCGAGCTGGTGCGGAGCACGACGCGCGACGTCTCCGGGACGCCCGACGGCGAGGGGAGCGTGACGATCGGGATCGACGGGAGCGCGTACGGCGCGGTCGACCGGATCGACCATCCCGTGGCGTCGTTTCTCGGCGTCGGGTTCGCGGAGGGGCTCGACCGAGCGGTGTCGGTCACCGCCCGCTCGGTCGACGACGACCGCGCCGACTACCTCGTGACGTGCTCGTGGGACGACTGACGGCGCTCATTCCTGTTTTCCGCCGTCGCTCACCGCGGCCTGCGGCTCGGCCGCGTCCTCGCCGGGCGGTTCGGTCTCGGCGGCGATGGTGTCGAGTACGTCCACGACCGAGACGTCGCTGAGCGAGGCGTCGGTGCTCAACACCAGCCGGTGGACGAGGATCGGTTCGATGAGGGCCTTGACGTCGTCCGGGATGACGTAGTCGCGACCGGTGATCGCCGCGCGGGCCTTCGCGGTGTTGAGGAAGGCGAGTGTCGCCCGGGGCGACGCGCCGTACTCGACGTGTGGGTTCTCGTGGGTCGCGCCCACGACGTCGAGGACGTACTCCTTCACCGACCCGTCGACGTAGACCTCGGCCACCGTCTCGCGGGCGTCGAGGAGCTCCTCGCTCGTGACGACCCGTTCGATCCGGTCGGGGCCGAGCGTCGGGTCGGTGTCGAACCGGTCGAGGAGTTCCCGACCCTCGGTCCTCGTCGGGAGCTCCGCCGTGAGCTTGAACTGGAAGCGGTCGCGCTGGGCCTCGGGGAGCTCGAAGGTCCCCTCCATCTCGATCGGGTTCTGGGTCGCGATCAGCATGAACGGCTCCGGCAGCGCGAGGGTCTCGCCGTCGATCGTGACCTGGCGCTCCTGCATGGCTTCGAGCAGCGCGCTCTGGGTCTTCGGCGTCGCGCGATTGATCTCGTCGGCCACCACGAGGTTCGCGAAGACGGGCCCGCGCTGGAGTTCGAACTCGCCGGTCGACTCCCGGTAGATGTGGGTGCCGGTGATGTCGGCCGGGAGCACGTCGGGGGTGAGCTGGACCCGATTGTGCCCCAGCCCGCTGGCCCGGGCGAACAGCCGGGCGACGGTGGTCTTCGCGACGCCCGGCACCCCCTCGAGCAGCACGTGCCCGCGGGTCAGGAGGGCGATCGTCATCCCCTCGACGAGCTCCGCCTTGCCGATGAGCACCGACCCCATCTCGTCGTGGAGGGCGGCGTAAATCTCGTCCGGTGTGGTCATTGGTTAGTCCTCATCCCGGCGGCTCATAATCCCTCGTATCACCCGGTCGACCCGTTCGTCGTCCCACTCCGGATGTCGGCTCCGGACGAACGACGACAGCTCGTCGGCGTCCAGGGTCGGGTCCGGGGCTGGCTCGCTCCCGAACCGGTCCGCGAGTCGCCGGAGTGCCCTCGGAGGACGGGTCCAAAGCCCGAGAACCCCGAGACAGAGGCTCCCGAGCACCAGTTGAAGGACCGGCACGTCCCGA
This sequence is a window from Halococcus hamelinensis 100A6. Protein-coding genes within it:
- a CDS encoding LolA family protein, which codes for MISMKQLGAIVVALGLLTVAIPVSGVSPFGGDQVANAASAQADVSNGANAQVESTADETATESTDTATNAATETATDTATATGTASGNGDRTLFDVYQDARTSYDGLHDLSATVESETVVSNDAGSQSFDASANVSYKAPDMVRLDVLEPEAQAGTIVASNGTTVMYYDPATDTTTALPVADLANASPASAMGGATAGGVSQADAMGMNASAMGTSDPSTMLADSDVTYEGTEMVDGYTTDVVAIESENESLGYTASATVYLDRASSVPVKGVSNVTLTTEGETTTINTSFLVSDLAVNAGIPNATFDLADGDVTPVEERPMPQNATYYQVDFVTGEAIENLRSDEGYYTPDRLVRFAHGNTDSDITRVSDGEFVTDETVADRIESEDISVENDTATITFTVSEGEPIELTLASYEKTGPGWSPQTEADQEFVDSDTETFESGTHTLTVDLPNGDTEESTVTTTATSTGTETATTTAETTTTVTATETMETETATSSATDTPTATDTVTATATDTVTPTAT
- a CDS encoding AAA family ATPase, coding for MTTPDEIYAALHDEMGSVLIGKAELVEGMTIALLTRGHVLLEGVPGVAKTTVARLFARASGLGHNRVQLTPDVLPADITGTHIYRESTGEFELQRGPVFANLVVADEINRATPKTQSALLEAMQERQVTIDGETLALPEPFMLIATQNPIEMEGTFELPEAQRDRFQFKLTAELPTRTEGRELLDRFDTDPTLGPDRIERVVTSEELLDARETVAEVYVDGSVKEYVLDVVGATHENPHVEYGASPRATLAFLNTAKARAAITGRDYVIPDDVKALIEPILVHRLVLSTDASLSDVSVVDVLDTIAAETEPPGEDAAEPQAAVSDGGKQE